Below is a genomic region from Bradyrhizobium sp. 1(2017).
CGGGCACAGGCTTTCCGATCAAATCGATTGCGAAAGACAGAGAAGTTCAAAAACTGGAGGTTGGGATGCGAGCAAGAAATTACTTCGTCGGCGCGGCCTTCGCGCTTCTGGCCGGCGGCATGGCCCATTCGGCCCTGGCGCAGGACATCAAGATCGGCGAGATCAACAGCTATTCGCTGTTGCCGGCCTTCACCGAGCCCTATCGCAAGGGCTGGCAGCTCGCAGTCGAAGAGATCAACGCGGCCGGCGGCATCAACGGCAAGAAGCTCGTCGTCATCTCCAAGGATGACGGCGGCAAGCCGGCGGATGCGCAGACGGCGGCCAATGAGCTGGTGTCGAGCGAGGGCGTGGCAATGCTCGCGGGCACGTTCCTGTCGAACATCGGCCTTGCGGTCAGCGACTTCGCCAACCAGAAAAAGGTGTTCTTCCTCGCGGCCGAGCCGCTGACGGACGCCATCACCTGGTCCAAGGGCAACAAATACACTTTCCGCCTGCGTCCTTCCAACTACATGCAGGCGGCGATGCTGGTGGAGGCCGCCAGCAAGCTGCCGGCGAAGCGCTGGGCGACGATCGCGCCGAACTATGAATACGGCCAGTCGGCGGTCGCGGTGTTCAAGAAGCTGATGTCGGAGAAGCGTCCTGACATCCAGTGGGTCGACGAGCAGTGGCCGCCGCAGGGCAAGATCGACGCGGGCCCGGTGGTGCAGGCGGTTGCCGCCGCCAACCCGGAAGCAATCCTCAACGTCACTTTCGGCGCCGACCTCGTCAAGCTCGTGCGCGAAGGTAACACCCGCGGTCTGTTCAAGGGACGCGAGGTCGTCTCGTTCCTGACCGGCGAGCCCGAATATCTCGACCCGCTCAAGGACGAGACGCCCGAGGGCTGGATCGTCACCGGCTATCCCTGGTACTCGATCAAGACGCCCGAGCATGATGCGTTCCTCAGGGCGTACCAGGCCAAGTTCAACGACTATCCGCGCCTCGGCTCGATCGTCGGCTACCAGACCATCAAGTCGGCGGCAGCGATCCTGGCCAAGGCCGGCTCCACTGATCCGGAGAAGCTGATCGCAGCGGCCGAGGGGCTGTCGATGCCCTCGCCATTCGGCGAGATCACCTTCCGCAAGATCGACCATCAGTCGACGCTCGGTGCCTATGTCGGCAAGACGGCGCTGAAGGACGGCAAGGGCGTGATGGTGGACTCCAGCTACAAGAAGGGCGCGGACTATCTGCCCAGCGACGCCGAGGTCGAGAAGCTCCGCCCGAAGGATTGATCTCCGCTGCCGTAGGGTGGGTTAGCCGAAGGCGTAACCCACCACGGTCTGCATCCGCAAAAGCAGAAGAGGTGGGTTACGTTGGGCTAACCCACCCTACGAAGCTCTCTCCTCCCGTAAAGGCGGCGAGAGGTGACGTCAAACCTAACCCGGACCGCCGATGGCCTTTTACGTCGTACAGTTTCTGACCGGTCTCGCCAGCGCAGCGTCGCTGTTCCTGGTGGCGTCGGGCCTGTCGATCATCTTCGGCGTGACGCGGATCGTGAATTTCGCGCATGGCGCCTTCTACATGATCGGCGCCTACATCGCCTTCACGCTCACCGAGCGGCTTTCGGGCGCGTTCGGTTTCTGGGGCGGCATCGTGCTGGCGGCGCTGGCCGTGGCAGTGATCGGCGTCATCGTCGAGATGGTGCTGCTCCGCCGCATCTATCATGCGCCGGAGCTGTTTCAGTTGCTCGCGACGTTCGGCCTCACCTTGATGGTCGAGGACCTCGTCGTCCTGGTCTGGGGACCCGACGACCTTGTCGGGCGCCGGGCGCCGGGCTTCAGGGGCGCGATCGATTTCTTCGGCCAGAACATCCCGAGCTACGACCTGTTCCTGATCGTGCTCGGACCTGTTGTGCTCGGTATTCTCTGGCTGCTGTTCCAGCGCACGCGCTGGGGTGTGCTGGTGCGAGCGGCAACGCAGGACCGCGATATGGTCGCCGCGCTCGGCGTCAATCAAAAGTGGCTGTTCACGAGCGTGTTCGCAGTTGGCGTCTTCCTCGCAGCCCTCGGCGGAGCGCTTCAGATCCCGCGCGATGCCGTGCACCACGCCATGGACCTGCGGATCATCGTCGAGGTCTTCGTCGTGGTCGTGATCGGCGGGCTCGGCAGCATCGTCGGCGCCTTCGTTGCGGCCGTGCTGGTCTCCGAGCTCAATGCCTTCGGCATCCTGATCTTTCCGAAGATCTCCATCATCCTGGTCTTCCTGGTGATGGCGGTGGTGCTGATCGTGCGTCCCTGGGGCCTGTTCGGCAAGCCGGAGGCGGCCGCGCGCAAGACCCCCGGCCTTACCGTCAATCCCTGGCGGCCGCTGACGTCGAACGAGCGGTTGGTGGCGCTTGCGGCGCTCGCCGTCGCGGCGATGCTGCCGCTGTTCGCCGGCAATTATCTGCTCACGGTCGGCTCGGAAATCGCGATCTTCGTGATCTTCGCCGTCAGCCTGCACTTCCTGATGTCGGTCGGCGGCCTCGCGTCCTTCGGCCACGCCGCCTATTTCGGCCTTGGCGCCTACGGCGTTGCCTTCCTCGCCAAGATGGCGGGGTTGCCGATGATCGTTTGCCTGCTGCTGGGGCCGCTGCTCGGCTGCATGGGCGCCGCGGTGTTCGGCTTCTTTGCCGTGCAGCTTTCCGGCGTCTACTTTGCGATGCTGACGCTCGCCTTCGCGCAGATCGTCTGGTCGATCGCGTTCCAGTGGGTGAGCGTGACGGGCGGCGACAACGGCATTTTGGGCGTCTGGCCGGAAAAATGGGCGGCGAGCCCGTCGAACTTCTATTGGCTTGCGCTCGGCGTCGCGGCGCTGGTGACGGTGGCGCTGCGGGCCATGGTGTTCTCGCCGTTCGGCTATGCGCTTCGCGCCACGCGCGACTCGCTTCTGCGCAGCGAAGCCATCGGCATCGATGCCAAGCGTATCCAGTGGACCGCCTTCGTGATCGCCGGCACGACCGCCGGCATCGGCGGTGCGCTGTTCGCCTATCTCAAGGGCAGCGTCTTCCCCGACAATCTCGGCATCTCGCTGTCGGTCGATGCGCTGGTCATGGTGTTGCTCGGCGGCGTCGAGACGGTGTCGGGCGCGGTGATCGGGGCCATCGTCTACAAGGCGCTGAACATCTGGCTGGTCAGCCAGACCGACCTGTCGAAGCTCGTGCTCGGTGGCTTCATCATGCTGATCGTCGTCGTCTTCCCCAAGGGGATCGTCGGCATGCTCGAGATGCTGGCGCAGCGCCGCAGGAAATCATCGCCGCCGGGATCTCCTTTGCTCGCCAAGCCGATCGAGTCTGCCGAATGAGCGT
It encodes:
- a CDS encoding ABC transporter substrate-binding protein gives rise to the protein MRARNYFVGAAFALLAGGMAHSALAQDIKIGEINSYSLLPAFTEPYRKGWQLAVEEINAAGGINGKKLVVISKDDGGKPADAQTAANELVSSEGVAMLAGTFLSNIGLAVSDFANQKKVFFLAAEPLTDAITWSKGNKYTFRLRPSNYMQAAMLVEAASKLPAKRWATIAPNYEYGQSAVAVFKKLMSEKRPDIQWVDEQWPPQGKIDAGPVVQAVAAANPEAILNVTFGADLVKLVREGNTRGLFKGREVVSFLTGEPEYLDPLKDETPEGWIVTGYPWYSIKTPEHDAFLRAYQAKFNDYPRLGSIVGYQTIKSAAAILAKAGSTDPEKLIAAAEGLSMPSPFGEITFRKIDHQSTLGAYVGKTALKDGKGVMVDSSYKKGADYLPSDAEVEKLRPKD
- a CDS encoding ABC transporter permease codes for the protein MAFYVVQFLTGLASAASLFLVASGLSIIFGVTRIVNFAHGAFYMIGAYIAFTLTERLSGAFGFWGGIVLAALAVAVIGVIVEMVLLRRIYHAPELFQLLATFGLTLMVEDLVVLVWGPDDLVGRRAPGFRGAIDFFGQNIPSYDLFLIVLGPVVLGILWLLFQRTRWGVLVRAATQDRDMVAALGVNQKWLFTSVFAVGVFLAALGGALQIPRDAVHHAMDLRIIVEVFVVVVIGGLGSIVGAFVAAVLVSELNAFGILIFPKISIILVFLVMAVVLIVRPWGLFGKPEAAARKTPGLTVNPWRPLTSNERLVALAALAVAAMLPLFAGNYLLTVGSEIAIFVIFAVSLHFLMSVGGLASFGHAAYFGLGAYGVAFLAKMAGLPMIVCLLLGPLLGCMGAAVFGFFAVQLSGVYFAMLTLAFAQIVWSIAFQWVSVTGGDNGILGVWPEKWAASPSNFYWLALGVAALVTVALRAMVFSPFGYALRATRDSLLRSEAIGIDAKRIQWTAFVIAGTTAGIGGALFAYLKGSVFPDNLGISLSVDALVMVLLGGVETVSGAVIGAIVYKALNIWLVSQTDLSKLVLGGFIMLIVVVFPKGIVGMLEMLAQRRRKSSPPGSPLLAKPIESAE